One Betta splendens chromosome 8, fBetSpl5.4, whole genome shotgun sequence DNA segment encodes these proteins:
- the nags gene encoding N-acetylglutamate synthase, mitochondrial isoform X5, translated as MAKVNSGSSGCRAVVMAGKYLSSPVLSRNSGDRQRRMFRPQRLMVSSEATGVRGKSAALAQQEHQGYSSAAERHVLTKQNLVYRDVRAFLSEVGGDPREARYWLTQFQRASSAQSPAFAVIEVDSSVFDSDMVQSLAFGLSFLQRMDMKPVVVMAWSEQVDAPPCEPVAGSRCSQGLIERSQQLTEALHQHSATVLPFFSAESFLLLQEAPQGSSSPSSIVLDTSLLQWCLDCGSIPLVCPVGRNSQGCSVMLDSTEVTASISRSLQPHKVMFLNILGGLRSLGHKVMDSVSLPSDLPCLSTAPWLSIAERRRVITIARLLNQLPTESSAVITSADTLLTELFSHRGSGTLFKNGDPIHRYSSLNDIDVARLFALINKSFDKTLKHDYINSLKGRLHSIYLSEGYSAAAIITMEPVNNGTPYLDKFVVSSSKQGQGTSHILWECIKQDLGKLFWRSRATNRINP; from the exons ATGGCCAAAGTGAACAGCGGTTCCTCCGGCTGTCGAGCCGTGGTCATGGCGGGAAAGTACCTGTCTAGCCCGGTCCTAAGCCGGAATTCTGGCGATCGGCAGCGGAGAATGTTCCGCCCCCAGCGACTCATGGTGAGCTCTGAAGCTACCGGCGTGAGAGGAAAGTCCGCGGCTTTGGCCCAGCAGGAACACCAGGGCTACTCCTCCGCTGCCGAGCGACATGTGCTGACGAAGCAGAACTTAGTTTACCGGGATGTGAGGGCTTTCCTCAGCGAGGTCGGCGGAGACCCCCGAGAGGCTCGGTACTGGCTAACCCAGTTCCAGAGAGCTAGCTCGGCTCAGTCGCCTGCTTTTGCCGTAATAGAG GTGGACAGTTCAGTGTTTGACAGCGACATGGTTCAGAGTCTGGCGTTCGGGCTCTCCTTTCTGCAGCGTATGGATATGAAACCTGTGGTGGTCATGGCCTGGTCGGAGCAGGTGGATGCGCCACCTTGTGAACCGGTGGCCGGTTCTCGATGCAGCCAAGGACTCATCGAGCGGAGCCAGCAGCTAACTGAAGCCCTGCATCAGCACTCGGCTACCGTCCTGCCCTTTTTCTCTGCTGAatctttcctcctgctgcaggaagcgCCACAAGGAAGCAG TAGTCCATCATCCATTGTCCTGGACACTAGTCTCCTCCAATGGTGTCTGGACTGTGGGTCGATCCCTTTGGTTTGCCCAGTGGGGAGGAACAGCCAAGGCTGCTCAGTAATGCTGGATTCGACAGAAGTGACAGCGAGTATTTCGCGATCACTGCAACCCCATAAAGTCATGTTCCTGAACATTTTAGGAGGCCTCCGCAGCCTTGGGCACAAG gtgATGGACTCTGTGTCTTTACCTAGTGACTTGCCCTGCCTCTCAACAGCACCTTGGCTTAGCATCGCTGAGCGCCGCAGAGTGATCACCATAGCCAGGCTGCTCAACCAGCTGCCAACCGAGTCCTCTGCAGTGATTACCTCCGCGGACACACTGCTGACAGAGCTGTTCAGCCACAGGG gttctggtACACTCTTCAAAAATGGGGACCCCATACATCG GTATAGTTCTCTGAATGACATTGATGTGGCTCGGCTGTTCGCTCTCATCAACAAATCATTTGATAAAACTTTGAAGCATGATTATATCAACTCTCTGAAGGGACGACTGCATTCCATCTATCTCTCTGAAGG ctaCAGCGCAGCAGCTATCATCACCATGGAGCCAGTGAACAATGGCACCCCCTACCTGGACAAGTTTGTAGTGAGCAGCAGTAAGCAGGGCCAGGGCACAAGCCACATCCTCTGGGAGTGTATTAAGCAAGACTTGGGCAAGCTATTCTGGAGGTCTAGAGCCACCAACAGGATCAACCCCTG A
- the nags gene encoding N-acetylglutamate synthase, mitochondrial isoform X3, with protein sequence MAKVNSGSSGCRAVVMAGKYLSSPVLSRNSGDRQRRMFRPQRLMVSSEATGVRGKSAALAQQEHQGYSSAAERHVLTKQNLVYRDVRAFLSEVGGDPREARYWLTQFQRASSAQSPAFAVIEVDSSVFDSDMVQSLAFGLSFLQRMDMKPVVVMAWSEQVDAPPCEPVAGSRCSQGLIERSQQLTEALHQHSATVLPFFSAESFLLLQEAPQGSSSPSSIVLDTSLLQWCLDCGSIPLVCPVGRNSQGCSVMLDSTEVTASISRSLQPHKVMFLNILGGLRSLGHKVMDSVSLPSDLPCLSTAPWLSIAERRRVITIARLLNQLPTESSAVITSADTLLTELFSHRGSGTLFKNGDPIHRYSSLNDIDVARLFALINKSFDKTLKHDYINSLKGRLHSIYLSEGYSAAAIITMEPVNNGTPYLDKFVVSSSKQGQGTSHILWECIKQDLGKLFWRSRATNRINPWLTHASYRNTRRLLLKLTRSYLVEE encoded by the exons ATGGCCAAAGTGAACAGCGGTTCCTCCGGCTGTCGAGCCGTGGTCATGGCGGGAAAGTACCTGTCTAGCCCGGTCCTAAGCCGGAATTCTGGCGATCGGCAGCGGAGAATGTTCCGCCCCCAGCGACTCATGGTGAGCTCTGAAGCTACCGGCGTGAGAGGAAAGTCCGCGGCTTTGGCCCAGCAGGAACACCAGGGCTACTCCTCCGCTGCCGAGCGACATGTGCTGACGAAGCAGAACTTAGTTTACCGGGATGTGAGGGCTTTCCTCAGCGAGGTCGGCGGAGACCCCCGAGAGGCTCGGTACTGGCTAACCCAGTTCCAGAGAGCTAGCTCGGCTCAGTCGCCTGCTTTTGCCGTAATAGAG GTGGACAGTTCAGTGTTTGACAGCGACATGGTTCAGAGTCTGGCGTTCGGGCTCTCCTTTCTGCAGCGTATGGATATGAAACCTGTGGTGGTCATGGCCTGGTCGGAGCAGGTGGATGCGCCACCTTGTGAACCGGTGGCCGGTTCTCGATGCAGCCAAGGACTCATCGAGCGGAGCCAGCAGCTAACTGAAGCCCTGCATCAGCACTCGGCTACCGTCCTGCCCTTTTTCTCTGCTGAatctttcctcctgctgcaggaagcgCCACAAGGAAGCAG TAGTCCATCATCCATTGTCCTGGACACTAGTCTCCTCCAATGGTGTCTGGACTGTGGGTCGATCCCTTTGGTTTGCCCAGTGGGGAGGAACAGCCAAGGCTGCTCAGTAATGCTGGATTCGACAGAAGTGACAGCGAGTATTTCGCGATCACTGCAACCCCATAAAGTCATGTTCCTGAACATTTTAGGAGGCCTCCGCAGCCTTGGGCACAAG gtgATGGACTCTGTGTCTTTACCTAGTGACTTGCCCTGCCTCTCAACAGCACCTTGGCTTAGCATCGCTGAGCGCCGCAGAGTGATCACCATAGCCAGGCTGCTCAACCAGCTGCCAACCGAGTCCTCTGCAGTGATTACCTCCGCGGACACACTGCTGACAGAGCTGTTCAGCCACAGGG gttctggtACACTCTTCAAAAATGGGGACCCCATACATCG GTATAGTTCTCTGAATGACATTGATGTGGCTCGGCTGTTCGCTCTCATCAACAAATCATTTGATAAAACTTTGAAGCATGATTATATCAACTCTCTGAAGGGACGACTGCATTCCATCTATCTCTCTGAAGG ctaCAGCGCAGCAGCTATCATCACCATGGAGCCAGTGAACAATGGCACCCCCTACCTGGACAAGTTTGTAGTGAGCAGCAGTAAGCAGGGCCAGGGCACAAGCCACATCCTCTGGGAGTGTATTAAGCAAGACTTGGGCAAGCTATTCTGGAGGTCTAGAGCCACCAACAGGATCAACCCCTG gctgacgcatgccagctaccgaaacacGAGAAgattgcttctcaaactgacacgcagctaccttgtagaagagtag
- the nags gene encoding N-acetylglutamate synthase, mitochondrial isoform X4: MAKVNSGSSGCRAVVMAGKYLSSPVLSRNSGDRQRRMFRPQRLMVSSEATGVRGKSAALAQQEHQGYSSAAERHVLTKQNLVYRDVRAFLSEVGGDPREARYWLTQFQRASSAQSPAFAVIEVDSSVFDSDMVQSLAFGLSFLQRMDMKPVVVMAWSEQVDAPPCEPVAGSRCSQGLIERSQQLTEALHQHSATVLPFFSAESFLLLQEAPQGSSSPSSIVLDTSLLQWCLDCGSIPLVCPVGRNSQGCSVMLDSTEVTASISRSLQPHKVMFLNILGGLRSLGHKVMDSVSLPSDLPCLSTAPWLSIAERRRVITIARLLNQLPTESSAVITSADTLLTELFSHRGSGTLFKNGDPIHRYSSLNDIDVARLFALINKSFDKTLKHDYINSLKGRLHSIYLSEGYSAAAIITMEPVNNGTPYLDKFVVSSSKQGQGTSHILWECIKQDLGKLFWRSRATNRINPCHVEPQYKDGRGAAPEPWVDP, encoded by the exons ATGGCCAAAGTGAACAGCGGTTCCTCCGGCTGTCGAGCCGTGGTCATGGCGGGAAAGTACCTGTCTAGCCCGGTCCTAAGCCGGAATTCTGGCGATCGGCAGCGGAGAATGTTCCGCCCCCAGCGACTCATGGTGAGCTCTGAAGCTACCGGCGTGAGAGGAAAGTCCGCGGCTTTGGCCCAGCAGGAACACCAGGGCTACTCCTCCGCTGCCGAGCGACATGTGCTGACGAAGCAGAACTTAGTTTACCGGGATGTGAGGGCTTTCCTCAGCGAGGTCGGCGGAGACCCCCGAGAGGCTCGGTACTGGCTAACCCAGTTCCAGAGAGCTAGCTCGGCTCAGTCGCCTGCTTTTGCCGTAATAGAG GTGGACAGTTCAGTGTTTGACAGCGACATGGTTCAGAGTCTGGCGTTCGGGCTCTCCTTTCTGCAGCGTATGGATATGAAACCTGTGGTGGTCATGGCCTGGTCGGAGCAGGTGGATGCGCCACCTTGTGAACCGGTGGCCGGTTCTCGATGCAGCCAAGGACTCATCGAGCGGAGCCAGCAGCTAACTGAAGCCCTGCATCAGCACTCGGCTACCGTCCTGCCCTTTTTCTCTGCTGAatctttcctcctgctgcaggaagcgCCACAAGGAAGCAG TAGTCCATCATCCATTGTCCTGGACACTAGTCTCCTCCAATGGTGTCTGGACTGTGGGTCGATCCCTTTGGTTTGCCCAGTGGGGAGGAACAGCCAAGGCTGCTCAGTAATGCTGGATTCGACAGAAGTGACAGCGAGTATTTCGCGATCACTGCAACCCCATAAAGTCATGTTCCTGAACATTTTAGGAGGCCTCCGCAGCCTTGGGCACAAG gtgATGGACTCTGTGTCTTTACCTAGTGACTTGCCCTGCCTCTCAACAGCACCTTGGCTTAGCATCGCTGAGCGCCGCAGAGTGATCACCATAGCCAGGCTGCTCAACCAGCTGCCAACCGAGTCCTCTGCAGTGATTACCTCCGCGGACACACTGCTGACAGAGCTGTTCAGCCACAGGG gttctggtACACTCTTCAAAAATGGGGACCCCATACATCG GTATAGTTCTCTGAATGACATTGATGTGGCTCGGCTGTTCGCTCTCATCAACAAATCATTTGATAAAACTTTGAAGCATGATTATATCAACTCTCTGAAGGGACGACTGCATTCCATCTATCTCTCTGAAGG ctaCAGCGCAGCAGCTATCATCACCATGGAGCCAGTGAACAATGGCACCCCCTACCTGGACAAGTTTGTAGTGAGCAGCAGTAAGCAGGGCCAGGGCACAAGCCACATCCTCTGGGAGTGTATTAAGCAAGACTTGGGCAAGCTATTCTGGAGGTCTAGAGCCACCAACAGGATCAACCCCTG